GGTAAAAGTTATAATCTTGATTAACCGTCTTCCACCTTGAACAAAGTTGTCTGTTTTTTTCTGGAAAAAGATGTGATTTTTAGTTTAGAGTGTGAATAACATGTCTGCTTGGTAATTTAGGGAGTTCAAGGAGAAGAACAAGGTAGACAAGATAGTGGTTCTATGGACTGCCAACACCGAAAGGTACAGCAATGTGGTTGTTGGCCTTAATGACACCATGGAAAACCTTTTAGCTGCTGTGGATAGAAATGAGGCTGAAATATCTCCTTCTACATTGCATGCTATTGCTTGTATTATGGAAAATGTGCCTTTCATCAACGGAAGCCCTCAAAACACTTTTGTTCCAGGTATGGAATCCCGATAACAATTGTAACGAGTTATTGAAAGTTTAAttgctacggatgaccagctaTAGCTTAGCTTCTGTAATTGTAAGTATTTTCTTCTGATACAATTTCACAGGTCTTATTGATTTGGCCATAAAGAGAAACACTTTAATTGGTGGTGATGACTTTAAGAGTGGTCAAACCAAGATGAAGTCCGTGCTGGTTGATTTCCTTGTTGGAGCCGGTATTAAGGTATGCCTTTTGCTGTTAATTCTGGTTGAATGTTTAAATGTTGAAGCactttatatacataaattaagCACATAAGCATACTTGTCATTGGAAGATGGAGTTTCTTTATAGATAAATAGTATAGCCGTGCTGAAACTCATGGTGTTTGTATTACAGCCAACGTCAATAGTGAGCTACAATCACTTGGGTAACAATGACGGAATGAATCTTTCTGCTCCTCAAACCTTCCGGTCTAAGGAGATCTCAAAAAGTAATGTTGTTGATGACATGGTTGCTAGCAACGCCATTCTCTATGAATCTGGCGAGCACCCTGACCATGTTGTTGTGATCAAGGTAAATAATATAACGTGAGAAAGATAAAAGTTAATGTATATAAACAGGCAtattaatttgtcaaaatgtttgattttgtatttcagTATGTTCCATATGTTGGAGACAGCAAGAGGGCAATGGATGAGTACATGTCAGAGATTTTCATGGGCGGAAAGAGCACTATAGTTATGCACAACACTTGTGAGGACTCTCTTTTGGCAGCTCCAATTATCTTGGATTTGGTCCTTCTCGCTGAACTCAGCACTCGCATTCAGCTCAAAGCTGAAGGGGAGGTCGGTTTCTTTCTCAATGTCTTCAAAGATTTACACTTCGTCATGTAGTGTGTACCCTTAAATGTTGTGTGATTGTTCTGAGGAGAAGTGATTCTGTTTTCAGGGGAAGTTCCACTCCTTCCACCCTGTGGCTACAATTCTCAGCTACCTCACCAAGGCTCCCCTGGTAAAGTTTCTAtgaggtttttttttattatgttcaaATAGACTCAAAAactatgttgctcagactctccAAAAATATTGTCATAGTCGTGTAGGATcctccaaaaatacactacgTTGGAAGGATGCCACATACAACCATTGGAACTTTGAAGAGTCTGAGCATATAGCTTAAAAGTTAACATTATGCAATTATCAAGTGTTGAAAAAAAGTTGCTTTAGTTTGGTCTGAGCATGCGCTAGAGCTATAGCTGATGTGAAATGGTTTTTTTCATTCATCTTAAGTAAATGACCAGAGCAATCTGTGGTCCAAGATAAATTAGAAGTGATTCCAACACAAAAGAAGTTATTATTATGATCTCCATATGGACATAGTCTAAAAAATATGCATAGGTCACAACAAACTAAATATACTTCACATGGGGATCACAAAGGGTATTGtttatgttgctcggactcttccaAAAGTGCATGTCGGATCCTTCAGAAGTATTGGAGGATCCGGCACATAGACATGATGTTTCCTTGTACTTCTCTTACTTAATTaccaacattttttttattgattttcttggTAACAATCTTTCAGTGAGCCTGCACGAACGCGAGATGCTTCGTGCACCAGGctaccttttctttttcctttcattaacTGTAGTTGTGAATTGGACAACAGGTACCACCAGGTACTCCAGTGGTGAATGCCCTTTCAAAGCAGAGGGCAATGCTTGAGAATATAATGAGAGCTTGTGTTGGTTTGGCACCAGAGAACAACATGATTTTGGAatacaaatgaaaatatatatgcaGATGAAGGAAATTACTAGAAGAGAATGGACTTAACTCAAGTGTAGTTGCATTTGTAGAAAAGATCActctctatttatttttttttgtcccTATTATATCTTATATTTTGTTTCCATTTTCTCATCATATAATTAAGTTTAAGTGTGGCATGATTGTGAAGTGTAGGAGAGCTTAAAAGGGCCAAAGTCTTGTTTATTGTAACTTCTTCTCTTCATGTGTTTTGGCCCTCTTATCTCCAAATTGTATGTTGGTTGCTTTAGCTCAGATAGAGCCAGCAACATCTTGTTtctattggaaaaaaaaaaatataacatggtgatttaaattttgttttagaaaTCCACATTTTCCCCTTTATTTCGCAAGAGTTTAAGTTCTATATATTAACCAGGTGTAGGCATATTTAATTGAGAAGAAAATCTCCATATCCTTTGTTAAATTCTTGGTTCCGCCATTGTTAACAATATacaataatttttacacaattAGGTTACTTATATATGGTAATTTACGAGTACAATCTTTGATAAATTAACATTCAATGAGTTGTTTAGTTTGAATTTAAGTTGTTATGAGATCagttatgatgagattaattatGATGGATAAGttatgctaaattttttttttattgagtattTGGTTTGTTGTattgaaaatgatgaattttaaaaataatttatttgtttacaaAGGTATCCTTCATAAATGTGAAAAGTGATGTATAAAAAGGGTTTATAgggatatttttgtcatttacttattttatccTAAAATAAGTTGTCTCGGGATTACTATACCATCCAAGGGGAGAGATAACTTATCCCGACACTAATTATTAATCTCGGAATAAGTTGTCCCAAACTTGCCAacgaaataataaattaagtgGCATTATAAAAGATCAGAAaaggtctttttttttcttttcattgtgTAAATGGTTCATACGtgatctttatttttatacaatagagatctgaaaataacttttttttattcaaattacaAGTAAATGAGAGATCTCATTTTTTCCGAAAGGaatataagttaaaatatgtaattaattactCCCTCTATCGACTTCTATGTACCTGTCCAATATACTAAACTTATTTgtcttgttaaaaaaaaatcaagagattCATTTATCACGTAATTCCTAACATTtcctaattattaattattatcatttcacaaaatattgaatttattatatataaaaggtGATATAGTAAACTTATAATTTCCCTTTGTTTATTGCTATTTAAAGAGTGTGTGTCATTTTAATATTGAACGAGTAAAAATGTACGAAACacattattaaaacttttacctgaaaaaaaacacaataaacatttgATAGCAAGTTAAATTACACTGATATATACAAATTAGTTATTTCTTTTCtacttaaatataaataaatacacatcattttcttctcttctcttttttctttttccaaaattACCCTTCAAGCTGCTACAATAGTTTTAGTCTTGCCAGAATTTTCAGAGTTAGCAAAGGGCAATTCTGagtaattttgataattttcagTCTTCTTTTTAAGGACAAGAAGctttaatttctcttttcttttatcaCTTTTCATTTGTTGTTCCCTACACTCCATACTACAGAATGCTGTATCACCCCTGTTCacgaagaaaaataatatattcagtataattttatatataacagATAAAAAAGGGGTTAAGTGTAATGAAATTGTAGAATATTAATCAACAATTTGATTAATCATCTAAAATGTTAAGatgattaataatataaaatgtgATAGTATAATATATACCAAGTATATGTCAATAATTGTTGCcccacaaatattttaaaatgaaaccTTCATACCTACTACATAATAatgcaataaatcaaataaaaaaataacaaaaatatccCTCATTTGAAaggtaaattaaaaaatagtctTTTACACATATTTTCAACAATTTAGAAAAAAGTGAGTATTTTTTAATAAACTCTTGGCGGTttgatttaatgaaaaatatactcTATCttactttttgattttttttactatacgttgtttttattatatgcTTAGGTTATAGTAtaatttgttattgttgatattctttctttcattatttttaatatgattgtTTTATTAGTGTATtccttttttgtatttttacatgcGTTACTTAGAGTGAAGAGACTTcggaaataatttttctatttttatttagtgGCGGAATCAGgaatttcacaaaaaatatctaaaaaaattggaaaaaattgaaaagtgtTTCTAGTGAGATGCAACACAGGAGCACCCTGAACACCGACTCTTTCAAGGCATCTAAAACCACTAGATTACAACACCTTATTCTATCAAAAGTGTTTagaatatgttatttaatcactttgtatattattttacttatatatacgaaattatttttcaataaaagatGTTCAATTAAACACTTGACTATAACATAGCCACACCCATATTCACATATACACAATTTTCTCGATTCTAACATCACTTATAAAATCACACTAAACATGTTAATGCTCCTATAATACACTATCgataataagtaaataaaaattcattaccctgtcaatatatatatatatataattaattacctatacATGTAGATATCACGAGAAGGTGTCAATCGATGGTTACAAAGTCCACAAGTTGTCAAGAAATGagatttttcttctatttgatGATGAAAACCTTGATAACTTGAACTTCTATGGTGATATTTTGATGACACGTGTTGATGATCATGACCATAAAATCCATAATTAGTACCAAGATCAAGATCAAACGGTTTTCCTTCTCCATTGTTCATCACATCAACGGTGATCCTTGTTGTGCTTGTTGTTCTTCTCATGTTACCTATCATATTCTTCTTTacaaaagattaatttttttatgatataatctattttttttgtagagaAATTGGAAGGGAAGAAGtagaaataaatgaaatgaagagataaatatatagaaaaatggTGTGTGTGTGAGAGTTAATCTAAgccctttatttttttaaaaaatgtactaGAGATGAGAGATTCTTCCATTACTCTTTATGTCAAAGTGTTGACTTTGAGggtgtgtttatttatttttgttgtgtttgatacgtaagtaaaaaaatattatgggaGACGGAGGTAAAGGTGGAAATATGAGTATGGATGGTTGGTGAGGATAATGGAGattatgaaatagaaataaagatGTGAAGTTTGATCAGGTACTAATTAAAACAAAGATCATGAACTAGAAATATAGATGAAATACGTTGAAGAGTAAATTATTAATGCAAAATGTTATTTGTAAAGcgaattttctctattttgacGAGAGAAATCAATCACCCTATTTTGGCTAAAGTCATATGCGgtcccttaaagttgtccgcataattcacttagacactttaactatgaCTTGTACCTATTGGACACCTCTACTAATTCGGATTTGAACCTTTTGAATACTTTTGTGACAATCAGCTAAAACTATAAAATGTGTGTAATACACTCGCGATGACGTGGAAAATGGACAAATCAATTACGTACATGTGACATTTTGAtggggaaaaaaaaagaaaaaagaaaaaattgaagtgtTGTCATCACTTTGAAATTCTATTCTTCACCATAGCCCCCTCCTCCACCATAGTTGTAATCACCTTGAAATCCTCTTAACCCACTGTTATGTTTTCAgatctgtttctttttttttttaagttgaaaatagcaaattgcatatacataaaaattagtcaatACATGAACCTACAAAATATGAACCATTTATAATTTTagatatcaataaaatcattgaCTACATAATCATCTAAGCAgactcatttttttattttaaatctaatttattagatatattttcgataagaaaaaaatggaagaagaaaCAGAATAGTCATTGTATGAGTCTATATTTTTTCCCATAAATAAGATCACAATATCgaacaaatttaaagaaaatggaaaaaaaaaatcgtAATGGTGTTTCCATAGTTGATATGATAGAGGTGAGGGAGAGGGAGAAAGAGGTGTTGGTGACAACATCATCGACGGAGATGGTATTGGTTTTGGAAGAAATGGCTAAGGAagaaagaacaaggaagaagaaagcaggaagaagaaagagattttttaaaaaaaaaatacgttCTGACGCGCTGAATGGATGTGTATTACACTTTCCTTGCCATGTCAGCGAAAAGTGTCAAATAGGTACTTATTCTGAACAATAGAAATGTTCAATAGGTATCAGtcctagttgaggtgtctaagtgaattatgcggacaactttaaggggctgCATATGACTTTAGCcccctattttttttaaataactttcatagtttgattaattttttcttatttgaaatTTAGGTTATGAGCAATTATTCAAAGCAATAAATGtgttcacaaaaaaataatgtcatGTATCAATCAATTTGGTTTTAAACATTATTGGTACTTGAGTAAATGGATATCTATgcatcatttttttaatgagttggtaaatttgtttctttttgctttttactaatatattttctcttttattattaataaaaagatcagatatatacatttttattataatttttctacATCCAACATTTACCCTtgaatatacaatataaattttcatagtttACTTCTTCTCTATTTCTTGGGTAACTATGGTTACTAATTAGAGTATATTCTCTTGTCAATTCACTACTTAAACCCCACAAACTTATCTAATGATAAAGTTAGTGTGGTTTGACGTAAAAGTGAATAATCTTTTAAATAAGATAGACTTGTTTTTTGGTTTTTCATCGGAGTTTATATTGaagttttgattaaatttaattctcacacatatttaaaatttgaatttaacatctttattaaagaataaaacAGTCTCACTATTACACTATAACCAATGATAGTTAATAAGATGACTTGTTATGTCACGTTTAATATAAAGGTGATTTGatacttcaaaaaatatttagataattgAATAAGGACGACCTTTGCGATATTCATGTgcttaatttcaatttcaaaatatcgCAGATTTATTTCATAGTTTTTGAtctatccaaaaaaaattatattaattatattatttttcgtttatgaaaagtttaattttagaatttatttgTATGTTCTGGTTTAGTTCCACGAATTGACCGTATTTAATCTCACTCAATGAATAGCATCAAATaattagattttcttttttccaaaaacagaaaaataaatctaatttgacctgaatttctaaaaaaaaataaaaattcatgcactaaatgaaattaattgttTGTTTAGGCAATGTTGTTTTCAAGAACAAACCaacacaaacaaacaaaaaagtaaagatatttttttattgtgctAGTTTCTTAGtcattctctttttctttattgcCACTAGCattaataaattcttttttgattctaacttaatttcaaaaaataattttataaaaaaaaatgtaacgtTCATATAAAgagattaaataataaataaattattcatattaATGTGAGAGACTTAATACCCTCAAATTAACAACTCAACTTATACAATCGTATGATAACTTTGCTTATATAAATCGTTGAATATCTTATTGTTATTGCAAACTACTTATAATacctttttccttttcctttttgttaTTTGGACTAAGTGGTGATGATGAAATGAGAAAATGatgtcaaaaatttaaatttgctTTTTGGTACTTTAAAAAACTTTAGATAAGAAAATGACATTCCTATcaaatattgttaaaaaaagaaaagaaaagaaaatttcaacGGTAGGCTTTGTGGGATTGTGGATCCTaactattaaaattaaaagattcaATGGGTTATGAATATTCCAATTTTTTTCTCGTTTTAAGGTATTTTTATATGGacaactttcatatatagcaaataaaaaatttatatttgtatgctatagcaaagtttgcataattgcgctccatagcaaacatagaaactatataattcgctatacatatacagttgaagcaaattgtataaaacgaagtgtataaaataagaaagagaaagacacttgggcagagaactgtataaacacgatttgtattattataagtttatagaacgattatatacaatttgaatttgtataaaatgagaaagagagaaagacaaaagagacttgacaagaaatatacaattgaatcgaattgtataaacgagaaagagaaaaattagatacaatttgaaaattgtataaaacgagaaagagagaacggcaaaagaaactgggcaggggagtatttttattgtataattataagtgtataggacgaaaatatatatacttgcatgtgtatatacaatttatacaaacagaaacgcaatttatacattttgtataagtgagaaaggagagggtgacgagcgagatttgggagagcggcgagcgagatctggaagaggggagagaggggaacaaaaatatatgtatttatacaattttctctgctttatacaattagaaacaatttttatacacttgtatttgtgtaaaaagtgaggaagcgagcgagagattggaggagagtggcgagcgagatatttgggagagaggcgcctgacaattttttgcaaacgtttgctatgaagtacaattaaatcaaaccttagctactccatttattttggattattaatttgctattatatacaatttttccctttttatattttccatAATTTTGGGGGATTTTAGTTGGGGAGGGTTAAGGTATTTTCCTCCTCTTAATTTTGtgcttattattttattttaagataagACAGACGGCATATTAATAACTTTGTATTTTGGTTAGAGCTTTTTTAGTCATATTAATTAGTGTTTGTAATATTTGACTAtgtatatttactttttaattacttaaaatgtgaatatttgatgtatttatttgtgagtatttataaattatgagaATTATTAATCGTCTCACTATTTAATCATTTATGTGgtgtatctaatttttttgtatatttgctTGATgaatattaacaattttttgaaattattagcTTTTTCCCGATTTTATTGTTTGTTTATTATATTAAGCTCATAATGTTATCTcgtttttaataataaaatacttctaaatataatttaaatataacatattttcatataatgGAACCAAATTCACATATACAACTTAATTTGTTGAAAGTGAGATATATCAAAGTTATATTATATTCAATGATCTAGAATTTGTCTTCCCTAGTTTGTTTATCCTTACAAtcactttctatttttttttttgtttattcttaccatcaatttttatattcaaactTGATAGGTACTAATTGCCCCTATTTTTCAATTGCTACACCTAACTCccataaaaaaaactattcatTTGTCAATTAGTTTAATCTATCCTAAATTTTCTGTCCTCAATTACGATTTGAATCGATGAAAATATTCTTACGAAAATTAATTTCTccacaaattttatatatatatatataattaatctaCGATTATTTACCTCCCATTTATACACACACCATTATATGGTTTGACATATAATTAGATCATTTCAATAGCTAATATGTGAGACAAAGTGTAAATTGTTGGAACCAAAGTAGGCCATAACCCTAAGTGCTCTTTGACATAAGACTACTAAAAAGTGATggataaaaaggaaaagaaaaaagatataataaaaaataaaattgaaaagataaaGGTCTTACTCATGCTATTATCATAAAGCTCCAAagcaaaatatattaaaaataattccaTGTCATTGGTAAAAGTTAATCGCGGAATTGATTTTATAGGTCATTTACAAATTTTctgttaattttatgatttatatataggggacttttatttttatacgtaAAAGGTTCATAAGaagttattttcttatattattcattttgtacATCTGATCAAGAGATCTTAGTTTCTGTGCACCTATACATATCAAGCATCTTAATTATTTGATCGATAAATTCggaaaataatattagaaaatattaatcaccgtctataattttttaaacctTAGACaataacacaatattttatcaatttcaaaGGCTATAATTACACAAATTTTAAGATAGACAATAATCTAAATGGTGATCTAAAAAGGAGATATTGATGTAAAAGCAGAGAAAATAATTGGACTCCAAATATAAAAGAAGTAATAATTCACTTGGAAGtaataattagtaaaataacatttattctattatttgatttgttatttCAATTAGAAATGTTGGTAAATTAAGAAAGGCAAATCAAGCTTGACTTTAATTCCTCATAAACTACATGGTATAATTGAATATTAAATAGCCATCAAATCTGGGAAAATCAAATAATACTTCAAGATGTCACTTCATTCTTGATAGAggcattaaaataaaaagattttaattatatttgaaacttcattgaaatataattaatgaaaagTATTGTTGACTTCATACATAATACAATCATCAAGATTCTatgtaaatataaataacttatcttctaagaaatgaatttttttttattttctttggaCAATGTCACTTGGTTGTAAGAAGATCAAGCTAGAAGTAAACaccaataaataaaatgataactttttatattttttaaaaaaatataataaattttttagtcTTTTGGGAATTGTATTAACAATCACTATAGTtgataataagaataaaaaaaatcaatagataaataatcttttaatttttttaatttgaacaaatcaaaatatttttttaataataataataaacaagcAAAAATAAACGAAACAAGTAACAAATACTAAAATGAAAGTTATAATTTACTCAAACAAAACATAGAGAAGGAAACTTAGAAGCTTTGATTAATATTGAAACAACcaatatatttgattattatttatttataataataataagaaaaaggaTAGGGAGATGAAAAGTCCCAAAGAGACACATGCTTTGCCTAAGTacatacacaatatatacacaatatgcaatttgaatttggatctcaaattatttttcataaaaattgtttgatcttattattttttctcgattaaaaaattgtttgtatGACATTTTACGAATATTTACATTAGGCTAAGACTGATTCATAACACATTTCTTAGTTACTTTTggcttgataaaaaaaaatcaaatttcatatcatttttaaaCTCATCTTATCTAACCATTAACTTTGATATCAGGTTAAGCCTAAGTTATATACTTTTTAAGTCAAATCACATGATTTTCTCCAAAGACTTCTCACAAGTCACAATTAAGAATATTCATGTACTTCATATTAtaacttcaaaaattttcaaCTATCAATTTTGCatccaaaaaatattaaatatataaaagaaaattttcacgAATAGCAATTCaattaaattacttttaattaatttgattaaaaacTATATTTCccattaaaatacaaaatactaaGGGGAGGTACCACTTTTATTTCGTATCAAATACAATAATTTGACTTTGTCAAAACTACATATATCTAATATTGTGCAAAGtagataaaacaaattaaatgacGATATTAAAATCGAAATTTCCACAGAAAGACCCAATCATATATCATCAATCA
The window above is part of the Solanum pennellii chromosome 5, SPENNV200 genome. Proteins encoded here:
- the LOC107020459 gene encoding inositol-3-phosphate synthase-like; translated protein: MFIENFKVESPNVKYIENEIHSVYDYETTELVHEERNGTYQWIVKPKTVKYEFKTDTHVPKLGVMLVGWGGNNGSTLTGGVIANREGISWATKEKVQQANYFGSLTQASTIRVGSFNGEEIYAPFKSLLPMVNPDDVVFGGWDISNMNLADAMVRAKVFEVDLQKQLRPYMESMVPLPGIYDPDFIAANQEARANNVIKGTKKEQVDQIVKDIREFKEKNKVDKIVVLWTANTERYSNVVVGLNDTMENLLAAVDRNEAEISPSTLHAIACIMENVPFINGSPQNTFVPGLIDLAIKRNTLIGGDDFKSGQTKMKSVLVDFLVGAGIKPTSIVSYNHLGNNDGMNLSAPQTFRSKEISKSNVVDDMVASNAILYESGEHPDHVVVIKYVPYVGDSKRAMDEYMSEIFMGGKSTIVMHNTCEDSLLAAPIILDLVLLAELSTRIQLKAEGEGKFHSFHPVATILSYLTKAPLVPPGTPVVNALSKQRAMLENIMRACVGLAPENNMILEYK
- the LOC107019855 gene encoding FCS-Like Zinc finger 3, which codes for MIGNMRRTTSTTRITVDVMNNGEGKPFDLDLGTNYGFYGHDHQHVSSKYHHRSSSYQGFHHQIEEKSHFLTTCGLCNHRLTPSRDIYMYRGDTAFCSMECREQQMKSDKRKEKLKLLVLKKKTENYQNYSELPFANSENSGKTKTIVAA